From one Gossypium hirsutum isolate 1008001.06 chromosome D08, Gossypium_hirsutum_v2.1, whole genome shotgun sequence genomic stretch:
- the LOC107900777 gene encoding putative disease resistance protein At3g14460 isoform X3, with amino-acid sequence MEDTDSFLSTYNARRRISFYMKVRRYISTCCLSFNPSTVKFSTKMESRLKSLTTRLEEAVAVKNGLALVENDRGRYERMKERLRSSSLVDESHVYGRERDREAILDLLMNDSDDGVGDIGVVSVVGMAGVGKTTLAQLVYNDAKVESFFDLRVWVCVSEEFDVVKVTATVLQAVSMEGCNLKDLNLLQVSLKEKLFGKKILVVLDDVWNENYEQWEVLRMPFIAAEAGSRILVTTRNERVASIMTTCGTYRLKELTNDDCLSLFTWHALGTLDFEGHPSLRGIGEEIARKCKGLPLAAKTLGGLLRTKGNHQEEWEDVLKSKIWDLPEERSSILPALRLSYHYLPFHLKRCFSYCDLFPKDYEFEKDELVLLWMAEGFLQQTTREKQMKDIGIEYFRDLQSRSFFQQSTSDRARYVMHDLINDLAQYVSRETCFNSDGDKLYARVEKLRHFSFLRHQYDISKRFEILHQMESLRTFMALPIHTSPWAASSYLSNNVLQELLPRLVRLRVLSLSGYCIEELPHQIGGLIHLRYFNLSYTRIKSLPDSVGSLFSLQTLILHGCKNLVKLPQAIENLINLHVLDLTDTENLTEMPMHLGNLKNLQILSKFFVQKDRRPNFIDLKSLLHLRKEISIRGLENVVGTRDAGEYSLDMQWSPDFLDVDALPVFSMLQPHENLKKIRVAFYGGTQFPSWFGGSSLANIVDINLSNCRNVMSLPALGGLPSLKKLSIEGMDGIKELGMDGVKELGFKPFPVLEVLQFQNMLKWEYWYHPYEDGEFPSLHELVIHNCPNLNQKLPRYLPSLVKLIVKGCPNLVDSVLNLPSLHELNIEDCKNMVPLSLVGVTSLITVKIRGLPYLKCFPDGFQQFPGAPKHLLISNCSGLTSLRLKVTECENVASIEYVKVNGSSPPLSLAENGKNLVPKSQHFLKSLERLHIESCPKLVSFSETGFSSTLRHLQLRDCPVLTNLPIWIMSQFTSCLLEDLEIEECPSLTRFPSGRLPPTLKRLKLQDCTSLCSLPEGLMQADNNKYASYLEHLEIIGCPSLKNFPEGKLPTSLKVLRIWDCWQLKPLLDRMLPDNASLEYVDILKYSNLESLPESLQNLMCLVELNINSCKDLECFPEIGLPLPNLRTLNICSCDKLKSLPDQMLYLTSLQYLTICDCPRLSFPRGGLPPNLLSLEIWYCKELKDPVSKWNLHTLTSLREFSIAGGPDMVSFPHECLLPPTLVSIYMASLNNLKSLTVSLQNLLSLEELEVVECPKLRNLPREGLPATLGRLCIRNCSLLENRCSRDRGEYWPLIAHIPCIEIVATDI; translated from the coding sequence ATGGAAGACACGGACTCCTTTCTATCCACCTACAACGCGAGGAGACGTATTTCTTTTTATATGAAAGTAAGGAGATATATTTCGACTTGCTGTTTGAGTTTTAATCCTTCAACTGTTAAGTTTAGTACCAAAATGGAATCTAGATTAAAGAGTCTTACTACTAGACTGGAAGAGGCTGTTGCAGTGAAGAATGGTTTGGCTTTAGTTGAGAATGATAGAGGGAGGTATGAAAGGATGAAAGAGAGATTAAGATCTAGTTCCCTTGTTGATGAGTCTCATGTCTACGGTAGGGAAAGAGATAGAGAGGCAATTCTTGATTTGCTGATGAACGATAGTGATGATGGTGTTGGTGATATTGGTGTGGTTTCCGTTGTGGGTATGGCAGGGGTGGGCAAAACCACTCTGGCTCAGTTAGTGTACAATGATGCCAAAGTTGAAAGCTTTTTTGATTTGAGAGTCTGGGTTTGTGTGTCTgaggaatttgatgttgttaAGGTGACAGCCACAGTTCTTCAGGCTGTTAGTATGGAGGGTTGCAATTTAAAGGATCTAAACTTACTCCAAGTTAGCCTAAAGGAGAAGCTCTTTGGGAAGAAAATTTTAGTTGTTTTAGATGATGTTTGGAATGAGAACTACGAGCAATGGGAAGTTCTTCGTATGCCCTTCATTGCGGCAGAAGCTGGAAGTAGAATACTTGTGACAACTCGAAATGAACGTGTTGCATCCATCATGACTACTTGCGGGACTTATCGTTTGAAAGAATTGACAAATGATGATTGTCTCTCATTGTTTACCTGGCATGCCCTTGGGACTTTGGATTTTGAAGGACACCCGAGCTTAAGAGGAATTGGTGAGGAAATAGCAAGGAAGTGCAAAGGGTTGCCGTTGGCTGCCAAGACCCTCGGAGGACTCTTGCGTACTAAAGGGAACCATCAAGAAGAATGGGAAGATGTTTTAAAGAGCAAGATATGGGACTTGCCAGAAGAAAGAAGCAGCATCCTTCCAGCTCTAAGATTGAGCTACCATTACCTTCCTTTCCATTTGAAGCGCTGTTTTTCTTATTGTGATTTATTCCCAAAGGATTATGAATTTGAGAAGGATGAGTTGGTGTTGTTGTGGATGGCAGAGGGTTTTTTGCAACAGACAACAAGAGAGAAGCAAATGAAGGATATAGGAATCGAGTATTTTCGTGATTTGCAGTCAAGATCTTTTTTCCAACAGTCAACTAGTGACAGagctcgttatgtgatgcatgatCTCATAAATGACCTAGCTCAGTATGTTTCCAGAGAAACCTGCTTTAATTCTGATGGAGACAAATTATATGCAAGAGTTGAAAAGCTTCGCCATTTTTCATTCCTTCGTCACCAGTATGACATTTCAAAAAGATTTGAAATTTTGCATCAAATGGAAAGTTTAAGAACTTTCATGGCATTACCAATACATACATCACCTTGGGCAGCAAGTTCTTATTTAAGTAACAATGTTTTACAGGAGTTGTTGCCAAGGTTAGTGCGTTTAAGAGTTCTGAGTCTGAGCGGTTATTGCATTGAAGAGCTACCGCATCAAATTGGTGGTTTGATTCATCTACGATACTTTAATTTATCTTACACCAGAATTAAATCATTGCCTGATTCTGTGGGTTCTCTTTTCAGCTTGCAGACATTGATACTGCATGGGTGCAAGAACCTTGTTAAACTTCCTCAGGCTATTGAGAACCTGATTAATCTTCATGTTCTTGATCTTACTGATACTGAGAATTTGACAGAGATGCCTATGCATTTAGGTAATCTGAAAAATCTACAGATTTTGTCCAAATTCTTTGTGCAGAAGGACAGGAGGCCTAACTTCATAGATTTGAAGAGCTTGCTACATTTGCGAAAGGAGATTTCTATTCGTGGGCTGGAAAATGTGGTTGGTACTCGGGATGCTGGGGAGTACAGCTTAGATATGCAATGGAGTCCAGACTTCCTTGATGTTGATGCACTGCCTGTTTTCAGCATGCTACAACCTcatgaaaatcttaaaaaaattagagTTGCGTTTTATGGTGGTACACAATTTCCATCCTGGTTTGGTGGTTCTTCACTGGCTAATATTGTGGATATAAACCTCTCTAATTGTAGAAATGTTATGTCCCTTCCAGCACTCGGCGGACTACCATCACTGAAGAAGTTGTCAATAGAAGGCATGGATGGAATCAAAGAATTGGGTATGGATGGAGTCAAAGAATTGGGTTTTAAGCCTTTCCCAGTTTTGGAAGTTCTACAGTTtcaaaatatgttgaaatgggaATATTGGTATCATCCTTACGAAGATGGAGAATTCCCAAGTCTGCATGAGCTAGTGATTCATAATTGTCCAAACTTGAATCAGAAATTACCCAGATACCTGCCTTCTCTAGTGAAGCTTATAGTCAAAGGCTGCCCAAACCTGGTTGATTCAGTTTTGAACCTCCCATCTCTTCATGAACTAAATATTGAAGATTGCAAAAATATGGTTCCACTGAGCCTGGTTGGCGTTACTTCTCTAATTACAGTGAAAATCAGGGGTCTGCCATACCTTAAATGCTTTCCAGATGGGTTTCAACAGTTTCCAGGAGCACCGAAGCATCTTCTCATTTCCAATTGCAGTGGATTGACATCATTGAGGCTGAAGGTTACTGAATGTGAGAATGTTGCTTCCATTGAATATGTAAAAGTTAATGGAAGTTCTCCCCCTTTATCACTAGCTGAAAATGGAAAAAATCTAGTGCCTAAAAGTCAGCATTTTCTCAAGTCTCTTGAGCGATTACATATTGAATCATGCCCAAAGCTCGTATCCTTTTCGGAGACAGGTTTCTCATCCACACTTAGGCATCTGCAGCTCAGAGATTGTCCTGTGCTTACAAACCTGCCCATTTGGATAATGAGTCAATTTACCAGCTGTCTTCTTGAAGATTTGGAAATTGAAGAATGTCCTTCTCTCACACGCTTTCCAAGTGGGCGTTTACCTCCTACCTTAAAAAGGTTAAAACTCCAAGATTGCACGAGTCTATGTTCTCTACCTGAGGGATTGATGCAAGCTGATAACAACAAATATGCTTCTTATCTTGAGCATTTGGAGATCATTGGTTGTCCATCACTCAAAAACTTCCCAGAAGGTAAATTACCAACTAGCCTTAAAGTGCTTAGGATTTGGGATTGCTGGCAGCTGAAGCCCCTTTTAGATAGGATGTTGCCAGATAATGCGTCGCTTGAATACGTGGATATTTTGAAGTATTCAAATCTAGAAAGCTTGCCAGAGTCTCTACAGAATCTCATGTGTCTGGTAGAATTAAATATAAACAGTTGCAAAGATCTGGAATGCTTCCCAGAGATAGGTTTGCCACTTCCCAACCTGCGAACATTAAATATCTGCAGTTGTGACAAACTCAAGTCTTTACCTGATCAGATGCTATATCTCACTTCCCTTCAATATTTAACAATTTGTGATTGTCCACGTCTTTCTTTTCCTAGAGGGGGTTTGCCTCCTAATCTATTATCACTTGAGATTTGGTATTGTAAAGAACTCAAGGATCCAGTCTCAAAATGGAACCTACACACATTAACCTCTCTTCGAGAGTTCAGCATTGCTGGTGGACCAGATATGGTTTCCTTTCCACATGAGTGCCTGCTTCCCCCTACTCTAGTTTCAATATATATGGCAAGTCTCAATAATCTCAAATCCCTAACTGTGAGCCTTCAAAATCTACTCTCTCTTGAAGAGCTAGAGGTTGTCGAGTGTCCTAAGCTTCGAAACTTGCCAAGGGAAGGGTTGCCTGCAACACTTGGAAGACTTTGTATTAGGAACTGTTCACTTCTGGAAAACCGATGTTCAAGAGATAGAGGAGAATATTGGCCGTTGATAGCCCACATCCCTTGTATTGAGATAGTTGCTACAGATATTTAG